The window TCTTTTTATCATGTAAAAAAATTAAGATATTCAGAGGCTGACAGACCCTCATAAATACCTTAATTTCTGTTTTATTTCTTTTAATGTTTCACGTGAAACATATCTTTTTTTAACGTCCTAAATAGACCAGTAAAACGTTGATATCAGCTGGAGATACTCCGCTTATTCTTCCTGCTTGTGCAATAGTTTTCGGACGTACATTGGACATCTTCTGCTTTGCTTCTGCGGAAAGGCTGCTTAACTTTGTATAATCAAAATCTTCCGGAATTTTAATATTTTCCAGGCGGTTCAGCTTCGCTACATTTTCTTTTTCTTTCTCAATATATCCTTTATATTTTATATTGATTTCTGCCTGTTCTCTTACTTCATCATTGTACTGAGCTGAAACTTCTTTAATAAAGTCAATTTCATCCAGTTTTTCAAGGGTCATATTAGGTCTGGTAAGGATCTGAGCTGCTCTGTAAGCCTGATCTACGGGATTACTTTCAATACTTTCCAATACAGGATTGATTACACCAGGTTTTAAAGAAGTTTCGCGAAGAAACTCTTCAAGTGACTGACTTTCAGATATTTTAGTCTCAACTCTTCTTAATCTGTCTTCTTTTGCTAATCCTAATTGATAGGCTTTTTCTGTAAGTCTGATATCTGCATTATCCTGTCTTAGTAAAAGTCTGTATTCTGCACGTGAAGTAAACATTCTGTACGGTTCTTCAGTTCCTTTTGTGATCAGATCATCAATCAGTACTCCGATGTAAGCTTCGTCTCTGTTAAGAATAAATTCTCCTTTTTCGTGGACTTTATTGTGGGCATTGATACCGGCAATTAATCCCTGGCCAGCTGCTTCTTCATATCCGGTAGTTCCATTGATCTGTCCTGCAAAATATAAATTGTCAATTAATTTTGTTTCCAGAGTATGTTTTAATTGGGTAGGAGGGAAGTAGTCGTATTCAATAGCATACCCCGGACGGAAAACTTTTACGTTCTCAAATCCCGGAATATGTTTCATAGCTTTGATCTGTATATCTTCAGGAAGGGAAGAACTGAATCCGTTTACATAGATCTCTACGGTTTTCCATCCTTCCGGTTCTACGAAAAGCTGGTGTCTGTTTCTCTCTGCAAAACGGTTGATTTTATCTTCAATGCTTGGGCAGTATCTTGGTCCTAAACTTTGAATGGTACCGTTGAACATTGGACTTCTGTCAAAACCTTCCCGTAAAATATCGTGTACTGTTTCATTGGTATAAACAATATGACAGCTTAATTGTTTTGTCAGTTTTGGTGTATCAAGATAGCTGAACTTTTGAGGATTTTGATCTCCTTTCTGTTCTTCCATTTTTGAATAATCCAAACTTCTTCCGTCTACTCTTGGCGGAGTACCGGTTTTCATTCTTCCTGCTTCAAAGCCTAAAGTGACTAATTGTTCTGTAATTCCAAAAGCTCTTGGTTCGCCCATTCTTCCCCCTCCTAACTGTTTATCTCCAACGTGAATTAATCCGTTAAGAAAAGTACCATTAGTAAGAACTACAGATTTTGCTTTAATTTCAATTCCTAAAGAAGTAACAACTCCTGCTACTTTATTGTTTTCAATAATCAACTGTTTCACCATATCCTGAAAGAAATCAAGATTGGGAGTATTCTCTAATGCTAAGCGCCATTCTTCGGCAAAAAGCATTCTGTCATTTTGGGTTCTCGGAGACCACATCGCAGGACCTTTTGAAAGATTCAGCATCTTGAATTGGATGGCGGATTTGTCTGCCACAATTCCGGAATATCCTCCCATTGCATCAATCTCTCTTACGATCTGTCCTTTTGCGATTCCGCCCATTGCCGGGTTGCAACTCATCTGTCCGATGGTCTGCATATTCATAGTAACGAGTAGTGTTTTTGAACCGAGGTTGGCTGCTGCAGCTGCGGCTTCACAACCTGCGTGTCCGGCACCTACTACGATTACATCATATATTTCTGAAATCATTTTTATCTCGCTTGTTTTAAGCTTTAAACCTTATCTTTATTATCAATGTTTCACGTGAAACATTTTTGAAGAATGCACTCTAGGTAACCTTATATTGTTACTAGAACAGAGTACTTTAGATATGGGACTTTAAGTGATTGTTCAATTTTAAATCTCTAAATTCCTATATTTAGCCAAGTACAGATCTTCCATTCTCCGCATCTCTTTTTCTTCCTCTTCCGTCTTGTCTTTATAGCCTGCAAGGTGTAAAATACCATGGGCTAAAACCCTTCTTAATTCCTCTTCATAATCTCGGGAGAGGGTAGAGGCATTATCAGAAATGCGCTGCAAAGATACGAAAATCTCAGCGCTTATTGTCTTGCCTTTTACATAATCAAAAGTGATGATATCGGTATAATAATCATGCTGTAAATAATCCTGATTAATCTTAAGAAGATATTCGTCATCACAGAAAATGTAATTGATTTCTCCTAGCTTTTTTCCTTCTGAAAGAATAAGATCTTCCAGCCATTTTTTGTAGTCTGTACTTACCGACTCTGGTAAGTTTTCGTAAAAGAACTGTATCATTTTTTTTAAAACCAGTGTCCTAAAATAACACTGAATATCCCTTTTTGGTTATTTTTAAGTGAGTGGCTGAAGTTTACTTTTATCTGCCCGAAGGGAGATTTGTAACCTGCCGTTAATCCCAGTGAGCTATAATTTACTTTAACTGCATCTTCAAATTTGATATCGTTTGATAAATTGGCAAAACTGAAGTTTCCACTGATGAAATAGTTTTTGTTAAATTTAAACTGGATATCATTGGAAGCTAATATCACGTTATTGGTATAAAGCTGGGCGAAATAGAATCCTCCGAAGCTTTTAAAATTGATCAGGTTCTGTTCAAAAATTCCTCCTAATCTATATTGGTAATAGGCAGGAAGATTTTCTCCGATAGTTACCCCTCCAAATAGATTAAGGCGGTAGCTGAACTGCTTACCCAGTGGAATGTTCAGTCTGAGATCTGCTTTAATCTGGATGATTCTTTTATCTACTTCAGATTTTAAAAGGTCTATTACTTTTCCTTCTGCCGCAAAATAAACCCCTTTGGTAGGAAATTCCTTATCATCCTGGGTATCGGTTTTGATGAAAATGTAAGGGTTTAAAAAACGGCTGTAGCGTCTGTTGTCACCATTACTGTTTTCTGCTTTGAAATAATCATGACTGATTCCTCCGCCAATGGCAAACTTATCCTTCCATACAGACTGTATAAAAGCCTCATTTCTGAGCCATTCCCAGCGGTCTACAGCATAGTTATCTACATTCTTGATATCAAAGCTCATTCCGGATGAATAAAGCCCGAACCCGGGGATATATCCATTGTCTATAAAGTAGTTCAGATAATATCTCAGACGGTCTCCTACAACCACATCCAGGGATAGATTCGAATTTTTGAATAAAAGCCTTTTTGCAGAGTAATTCAGAAGAAGCCCGGTTTTAAAGACTTCATCATAATGAAGTCCGAATTTTAAAAAATGACGGGTATCATCTTCTGTTACATAAAGCTTCAGATAATTGGCATCGTTCTCCTGAACGATATCGTAATTGATAAAGCGGTAGTTGTTTGTGGCAACCAGTTTATCAATCATTTTATTGATGCTTCCATATGTCTGTAAAGAGGGGAGACGCAGTCCCATTTTCCCAAGCGTATAATTTTTCCCATAGATTTTACTTCCTTCAATAGATATACTGTCTATTTTGTATACATTGGAATAAATTGGATTTACGCGCTGTCTGAGACGGTCAAACGGCCGCTTGGGCAGCTGATCCAATATTTGAGAATACTTTAAGCCTTCTACGTAGCCACTGTCTAGAATTTTCTTTTTCTCATCATAGCTTGTTGCGGACATTCCCTTAAGATTGGGTTTTATATTAATATCTGTGTATTTATACTGCTCTTTGGTATCTTTTTTTATCCCGAAATCAATTACCTGATTCAATATCGATATAATATTGTTTAAATCTTCTCTTTTTGAAAGATCCTGATTAAGGTCCACCCCGATAACGATGTCAATTCCTTTCTCCTTTAAAGGTTTTGATGGGTAGTTTACCGTCATAGCTCCGTCAATATAAATGCTGTCGCCAATTTTTACAGGATCCATTAAAGAAGGAAATGCAGAACTGGCCATGATAGACTGTACCAGATCTCCTTTTTCAAAAATCTGCATATTGCCGCTTTCCAGATTGGTAGCGACACAGAGAAAAGGGATGGGCATTTTGGAAAAATCCTCAATATTGGAAACGTTCTTAAAAAGTTCTTTCAGAAGATAAACATTTCTTTGTCCGGTACTGATAGAGGAGGGAAGTGTGATTTTTCCGTTTTTAAGCGGAATGGATAAAAGATATTTGTCTACAGATTTATTGAAAAAGCTGGCTTCCTGTCTTGATTTCGGATCCATGATAAGTGAATAGAAATCCGTATCCATGACTATTTTTTCAATTTCTTTTCCGGAATAGCCTGCGGCATATAATCCGCCTACAATAGCTCCCATACTTGTCCCGGAGATATAGTCTACTTTTACTCCCAATGAATCCAGGACTTTAAGAACTCCGACATGTGAAAACCCTTTAGCGCCACCTCCGGCAAGTGACAGCCCTATCTTTGGGTTTTTGGGAATCACCAAATCTTTTTTTACCTGAGAATGGATCAATAACAATGGGAATATGAAAAGCAGAATCAGGAGTTTTCTCATAATTAATCTTTTATATAAATCCGTTTCACCCGGGGCGAAATGGAGGTTAATACTTCATAGGTTATCGTTTTGCAGTATCCTGCGAATTCTTTTAAACTTGGTTGGGCATTGAATACGGTGACTGTATCTCCTTCTTTCACATTCGGGATATGGTCTACATTGATCATCATCATATCCATGCATATATTTCCAACGATGGGAGCCAATGTTTTGTTGATCCCTACGTTTCCTACCTGATTACCGATCAGTCTTGGAATTCCGTCCGCATATCCCACAGGAATAGTGGCAATTCTTGTAGAATGATCAGCTTTATATCTTCTGCTGTAGCCTACAGATTCCCCGTTTTCAACCGTTGATATCTGTGAAATTACGGTTTTAAAGCTTACAACAGACCTTAATTGCTTCTGAATTTCAGGATCTGCAGATTCTCCCAACATACCAATACCAATTCTCACCATATCATGCTGGTGCTCTTTATAGTTTGTAATACCCGCAGAGTTTAGAATATGGCGGATAGGAGTGTAGCCTAATTTTTCAATTAGATAGGTTGAATTTTTTTCAAATACCTCCAGCTGTTTCAGCGTGAATTCTTTTTCTTCAGGCATATCTGAAGAAGATAAATGGCTGAACATACTCTGTACCTTCACATTTTTCCGGCTTAAAGTTTCACTTAATGAGTCCAGTTCAAAATCTTTAAAACCAAGACGGTGCATTCCCGTTTCCAATTTTATATGGATTGGGTATTTCTTATCATAGCCGGATTTCTGAACGGCTTCATAAAATAAATCCAGAACCCTGAAACTGTAAATTTCAGGCTCAAGGTTGTATTCTATAATCGTTTGATAGCTGTGCTGCTCAGGGTTCATTACAATAATAGGGGTTGTAATTCCTTTTTTACGAAGTTCTACGCCTTCATCTGCATAAGCTACTCCAAGGTAATCTATGTGATGATGTTGTAAGAATTCTGAGACTTCATAACTTCCCAGACCGTAGGCATTGGCTTTTACCATAGCCATCATTTTGGTTCCCGGTTTCAGAAGTGATTTATGATAGTTAATATTATGAAGAATCGCATTAAGATTTACTTCCAGTACTGTATCGTGCTTTCTTAATTCAAGAATATCTTTTAATCTTTCGATCTCAAATTTTCTGGCTCCTTTCAGCAGGATTATCTGATTTTCTATTTCTGTAAGATATTTACTTTCAATTAACTCTTTGGTGTCAATGAAAGTATAGGTTTTAGCTTTAAATAATTCACTAAAGTTTGAAATTTCATCACCGATTAAGAATACAGAATCAAAATGCTGTTCGTTCACCAGTTCAGAAACTTCTTCGTACAATTCTTTGGCATTGGAATTCACTCCTACAATATCTGTTAAGACCAAAGATTTTTTAGATTTATTATATTCATTCAAAAACTGAAGGGCAGTCTTCAAAGAATCGAGATCAAGATTAAAAGAATCGTTGATGACAATATTGCCCTTAATTCCTTCAATCGCTTCAAGCCTCATTTCAACGGCCTTTAAAAGGTTGATTTTTTCGACGATCTTTTTATTTTCGATATTCAGTTCCTTAAGGACTGTGATAAGCGCCATAGCATTGGTTAACGTCGCTTCGTCTCTTTGATGAACCGGAAAACTGATTTCTTCGTCAAAATATTGAACAATGATGTTTTCATCTTTAGAAATATTGCTGTTGATGAAAACCTGATTGCCTTTTTTAAAACCGTAAGAAATTAATTTTCTGTCAGAATAAGATTTTTTGATTTTTTGATCCACTAAAGAATTGTCACCATTATAAATGACCACTTCAGAATTTTTGAAAAGTCTGATCTTTTCGTCTATCAGTTCTTCTTCAGAAGAAAAATTGGCAGCATGAGCGGTTCCGATGTGGGTAAGCAGCCCGATCTGAGGATGGAAAATATTTTCAAGCTTTTCCATTTCATGTGGTTTTGAAATTCCTACTTCGAAAATTCCAAGCTGATGGGTGCTGTTGATCTGAAGAAGAGATAGTGGAAGACCAATTTGAGAATTAAAACTTTTAGGACTTTTTACTGTAGGAAATTCATTCCATAAACATTGATACAGCCATTCTTTTAAAATCGTTTTACCATTGCTTCCTGTAATTCCGATAGATTGTAAATGAGAATTTTCAAAATGATACTTGGCTAATTTTTGAAGAAACACTACAGAATTTTCAACAATGATCCAGGTTATATTTTCAAACTCAGGATAATGATGTTCAGAAATAATGACACTGATACCTCTGTCTATTGCAGATTCTATAAATTTTTCACCGGAATTTTTATGAGTATTGATCGCTATAAACGCAGTATTCTTGATAGAATAAATAATTCTGCTGTCATAAGCTATATTTTTAATCAATAAATTACCGTCTCCAATGATCTGTGCATTGGTGATCTCTGCAATGTGTTGTACTGTATAGTTCATTGGTACCCTTTCTGCTTTATTTTGTGCGAAACGAAAGGTAAAATTGTAAGAGATTTTATTTCCCCTTTTTACTATTTTACAGTAGAGCGTTTTCGCTTTTCAATTTTATATTATGTGAATGTATTCTATGGTTTGCTGCAAACAGTAATTCTAAAATTTTACTGTTGTACCTTTCCTTTTTATTTTCTTTTTGAAAGTACTTCGTCAATAAAAACACGGCGGCTTACCGCTTCATAACTTTCAGTCTCTCCCAGTTCTACCAGGTCATCTCCCTGAGAAGTTCTCATAGAATAGTTGGCAAGATTACCTGTTCTTTTGCAAATAGCATGCACTTTTGTAACGTACTCGGCAGTGGCCATCAGATTAGGCATTGGCCCGAAAGGACGCCCTAAAAAGTCCATATCCAGACCGGCAATGACCACTCTGATACCGCTATTGGCAAGCTGATTGGCAACTTCTACAATGCTTTCATCAAAAAACTGAGCTTCATCAATGGCTACTACATCACAATTGGAAGCCAGCAGAAGAATTTCATTAGGGTTTTCCACTGCTGTACTGCGGATTTTATTCTGATTATGAGATACTACATCCTCTTCAGAATAGCGTACATCCATTTTAGGTTTAAAAATTTCCACATTCTGTCCTGCCATTTCCGCTCTTCGCAATCTGCGGATAAGTTCCTCGGTTTTACCGGAAAACATAGAGCCACAAATTACTTCCATCCAACCGCTTTGTTTGGAATGATTAATTGTATTTTCTAAAAACATTTGTTAAATTAGCCGTATATTTTTAACATCAAAAGTAAGCAATTTTAATAAGAATCTTATTATGCAGAATATCCAAGATTTAAAGGAAAAGATTTTTTTTGAATCCATGAATATCATTGATAATCTGGACAAAATAAGCCACATAGATGAACTACTTTCCAAGCAAGATCTTGTAGATGAGCTTGCTAACAGGATTTCTTTTTTGAAGCTGCTGGAAAAAAATATCGAATATTTCGTTACAGACACTCCAGCACAGAATACGGAGCATCAGCACCTCTCTTTTATATCCGGAGATACGGATCATCATGATGCAGGCAATGAAGTGACAGAAGAGGAAGCTATTTTTAATAATGAGCTGAACGAAATTGATGAAAATGAAGTTTTCCCGAACGGATCAGAAGAAGAGGAAGCCGTTTTCACCAACCAGCTTAATGATATTGTTGAAAATGAATTTCATGAGAATATCGTAAGTTTTGTAGAAGAAAACCAACAGGAAAATATTCAGGAGGAGACTTCCGAGCACGAATTGCTGGAAGAAGAAGCTGTTTTTAATAACCAGTTGAACGAAATTGATGAAAATGAAATTTCAGAAGAGCAGAGAGCTGTTCTAAGTTTTGTGGATGAAGAAAAAATCCTTGCCAATTCTACACCAGATTCTGACGAAGACCTGAATGAAGATCTTTTTCAGCATGAAGTGACGGAGGAAGAAGCTGTTTTCAATAATCAGCTTAATGAAATAGAAAAGCAGGAAGAAGAGCCCGCTGAATCTGAAAAAGAAACGGATTTTGCTGCGGTAAATGATGCAAAAGCTTCGGTAGCAGAAACAATCCCAAGTATTTTTGATGCGGAAACCCTGGATGATGAAATACTGATTGAAGAAAATGAAGAGCAGTTTGTCTCTTCAACGATTTCCATAGAACAGGGAGAAATGGCTACAGAAACTTCTAATGTGGAAAATATCCTGAGTGAGATAAAAAATGATCATTCTGAAGCGCCTGCAAAAGAAGAAAGCATTCTCGCTGAAGTCTACGACAGAAGAAAAATTGTGGAAATTGATAAACCTGTTCCCGAAGAAACAGATAAACATCCTTCTGATGAAAGCTTCGAAAATTTAGAAGAATACCATCGGGAGAAAAAAATAAAATTAGCCAATATCAAAGGAATGAAGGCTGTTCAGTCGCTTTTTGATGACGATCATCTGGAAAGAGAACTTCCTAAACAAGAAACCCCGGCTCCCGTGGTAAAAGAAGATACAGGAAGCATTCTGAAATCCAATATTCCAACCCAATTCATGGAGGCAGATAAGATAAAAACAGAGTTTAAACTGGATTTAAATGACAGGATTGCCTTCACGAAAATGCTGTTTGAAGGAAGCCAGTCTGATCTGAATGATACTGTCTATCAGCTGAATCAGTTCAGAACACTGGAAGAAGCCAAAGAATATCTCAGTGATCTGTATTACGAAAGAAAATGGAATAAGGTGGATGAATATGCACAGAGACTTTGGATATTGGTGGAAAATAAATTCTTATAATTTTGAGCGGAATCCTATATTTTGTTCCCACACCCGTTGGGAACCTGGAAGATATGACCTTCAGGGCGGTAAATGTCCTGAAAGATGTAGATTATATTTTGTGTGAAGATACCCGAACTTCCGGAATACTTTTAAAACATTTTGAGATCTCCAAGCCTTTGAAGTCTTATCATTTACACAATGAGCATCAGGCGACAGAGAAAGTGATTGCAGACCTTAAAACCGGCCAGAATATCGCAATCATTACGGATGCAGGAACTCCGGGTATTTCAGATCCGGGATATTTACTGGCAAAAGCAGGAGCAGACAACAATATTGATATGATCTGCCTGCCGGGAGCTACAGCCCTGATTCCGGCATTGGTGGTTTCAGGCCTTCCCAATAACGAGTTTTTATTTGCCGGATTTTTACCGCAGAAAAAAGGAAGGCAGACAAAGCTGAAGCAGCTGGCGGAAGAAAAAAAGACCATCGTTCTATACGAAAGTCCTCACAAAATCAATACCACGCTGGAGCAGATTAAAGAATTCTTCGGAGAAGAAACCAAAGTAAGCTTAAGCCGTGAGATCTCTAAAAAATTTGAAGAAACCAAAAGAGGAACAATCAGTGAATTAATTGAGTTTTCAAAAAGTAAAACTTTAAAGGGAGAGATCGTTCTTATTGTCAATAATTCTATTTAATTTTCTTGAAGAAATTAGTTTTTGTTTTATGTTCTGTAGTCTGTACAGCACAGACTAACCAATATATGAAAGTGATTCTGTCTCAAAAGACAGAAAAAGAGGTAAGTTCCTATTCGGAAGGATATGGAACGTTTTATGATGCCGGTTATAAAAAACAGGGAATTGTAGATTCTTTAGGGAATATTACCTTTGAATCTCCGTATAAGGGAAGTATTTTGCACATTTATAAAAACAGATTCATTCTGTATTCTGAAGAAGGAAACAATAGAAAATCAGCCATTATTGACGAAAAAGGGAAAGAAATTATCCCTTTAGATGATCAGGAATTCAATACACCATGGTGGAGCAAAGTATGTATTATTTCCTCAAAACAGGATAAAGAAGCTGTTTTTGACTTTAATGGGAAGGAAATCATTCCGTATTCTGAAAAAATCCGTTTTTCTGGCAAGAACAGGTTTTTTGTTTTAAAAGATAAAAAATGGTTGCTGTATGACCTTACCGGAAAGCAGCTCAGCACCCGGGAATTTAAAGAAGATTATAACTTCGAAGACGGAAAAGCACTGATCATTAATGAAGACAATGAAAATGAAATCATTGGAAATAATGGCCAGACACTCCATAAGTTTTCAAAACAGATCATCAATATCAATGCTTATCCTTATCTGATTACCCAAAATAAAAATACAGGGAAATATGGCTTGATTGATACGGAAGGAAATGCCATTGCCGAAGAAATTTTTAACGATATCGTGCCGGAATATTTTGGCAGGAAGGAATATATCTACCTTACAAAAAACGGAAAGACAACCATCTTTAATAAAAAAGAAAGAAAGTTGTATCCACAGGCTTTTAAATATTTGAACCCTCTATCCAATAACCTTTTCAGTGTTTATAGCGATAAGCTGAAGAAATCCGGGATCGTAGATCTGCAGGGAAATATAATCCTTCCTCAGGAATATGATTTCATCAAAAGTTTTACCATTTCCGGCAAAGATTTTATTTACCTCAAAAAAGGGAATGAAGAACAGTTTCTCGATAAGGATCTTAAAAATATTCTAGGAGAGGGAGTTCAGATTTTAGGGTTTTATCCGGACAATCTTATCATCGGAAAGCAGGATCGATACTACCTATTTTCTGTAAATGGGCATACGCTGTCTGAGCTGAAAAATATCAGCCAGATCAAAAAAGGAGATGTAGAATATTTTAATCCGCTGAATCAGTATTCAAAACCTCTGGTCTGTAGGAATACTGGGAATTTTTATGGTATCCTGGACGGAAAAGGAACAGAAATTGTACCCTTTATCTATGAAGATATTATCACTTTCGGGAACGCTGAAAACGAAATTGTGGTAAAAAAGGAAGGAAAATTTGGCGTTTCAAACTTTCAAAACGAGCCTCTTAAAGAAATTGTTTATGATAAATATTTCTGGCAGAAAGAAGTGCTGAAACTGGATAAAGGCAAAAAAACGGATTTTATTTATTTCACCAGATTTAAAAATAATCTTGTTCAGCTTTAATAAAAATCCTGATAATTGTCAAAAATATCCAGTATTTTAACAATTTAAATGGGTTGAATAACATTTTATAATATCTTTGCAGACCGTTTAATTCCGGATAGGAATTGTAGAAGCAATAAGAGGCAGCTGTCACAAGCTGAACGAGTTATAAGAAAAATAATTATCAATAGATATGAAAATATTAGAAGGAAAAGTAGCACTAATTACCGGAGCTACAAGAGGAATCGGTAAAGGTATCGCTGAAATGTTTGCTCAGCAGGGGGCAAAAGTAGCATTTACCTACGCCGGCTCTGTAGACAAAGCAAAAGAATTAGAAGCAGCTTTAAGTTCTGTAACCCAAATTAAGGGATATCAGTCTGATGCATCAGATTATGATGCTGCTCAGAAATTGGTGGAAGATGTAATGGCAGAATTCGGGCAGATTGATATTCTGATCAACAATGCAGGAATTACAAAAGATAACCTGTTATTGAGAATGTCTAAAGAAGACTGGGATAAAGTAATTAAAGTAAACCTGGATTCAGTTTTTAATCTTACCAAAGCTGTCATCAAGCCGATGATGAAGGCAAGATCAGGATCTATTATTAATATGACCTCTGTAGTAGGAGTGAAGGGGAATGCCGGACAGGCCAATTATGCTGCTTCAAAGGCAGGTGTTATAGGGTTTACAAAATCTGTAGCCCTGGAATTAGGGTCAAGAAACATCAGATGCAACGCTATTGCCCCTGGATTTATTGAAACGGAAATGACCGCTGTTCTGGACGAAAAAACAGTGCAGGGATGGAGAGAAGAAATTCCGATGAAGAGAGGAGGACAGCCTGCAGATATCGCGAATGCATGCGTGTTCCTGGGAAGTGAAATGTCAGCATACATTACCGGACAGACGCTGAACGTTGACGGTGGTATGTTAACTTAAAATATAAAAGGCTGCATGTTTGCAGCCTTTTTGATTACTTTTCACTCAGTTTTAGTTAAAAACCTGATTTTCCTGTTCCTGGACTCTTATAAAAGTAGTTCTCTTGGAAAGCTCTTTAAGTTTTGAAGCACCCACATAGGTACAGGTAGATCTTACGCCCCCTAATATATCCTTTACCGTCTCTGAAACAGGACCTTTATACGCTACTTTCACTGTTTTTCCTTCAGAGGCACGGTATTCAGCCACCCCTCCCGAATGTTTATCCATTGCGGTTTTTGAGCTCATTCCGTAGAAAAGACGATACTTTTTGCCATTTTCTTCAATCATTTCGCCACCGCTTTCATCATGTCCGGCAAACATTCCGCCCAGCATCACGAAATCTGCACCTCCTCCGAAGGCTTTTGCAACATCTCCGGGAACCTTACATCCGCCATCTGCAATGATATGGCCTCCCAAACCATGAGCGGCATCCGAACACTCGATAATCGCAGAAAGCTGCGGATAGCCTACCCCTGTTTTTACTCTTGTTGTACAAACTGATCCGGGGCCAATCCCGACTTTTATAATATCTGCTCCTACCAGAAGAAGTTCCTCCACCATTTCTCCGGTAACCACATTTCCGGCTATAATAATTTTATCAGGAAAATTAGCCCTTGCTTTCTTCACAAATTCAACAAAATGCTCAGAATAGCCATTGGCTACATCTATACAGAGAAACTCAATTTTTGGGTGCTTATCAAGGATCAGCTTTATTTTTTCTTCATCTGCTTTTCCTGTTCCGGTGCTTAAAGCAATATACTGATGAATGCTTTCCGGCTGGCTGTCCAGAAACCGGCTCCATTCTTCAGGAGTATAATGTTTGTGAACTGCTGTAATAATTTTTTCTTTGGCAAGCTCCACAGCCATCTCAAAAGTTCCTACCGTATCCATATTGGCTGCAATTACGGGAACTCCTGTCCATTTTTTCTTAGTGTGCTTAAAGGTA of the Chryseobacterium aureum genome contains:
- the mnmG gene encoding tRNA uridine-5-carboxymethylaminomethyl(34) synthesis enzyme MnmG, with the translated sequence MISEIYDVIVVGAGHAGCEAAAAAANLGSKTLLVTMNMQTIGQMSCNPAMGGIAKGQIVREIDAMGGYSGIVADKSAIQFKMLNLSKGPAMWSPRTQNDRMLFAEEWRLALENTPNLDFFQDMVKQLIIENNKVAGVVTSLGIEIKAKSVVLTNGTFLNGLIHVGDKQLGGGRMGEPRAFGITEQLVTLGFEAGRMKTGTPPRVDGRSLDYSKMEEQKGDQNPQKFSYLDTPKLTKQLSCHIVYTNETVHDILREGFDRSPMFNGTIQSLGPRYCPSIEDKINRFAERNRHQLFVEPEGWKTVEIYVNGFSSSLPEDIQIKAMKHIPGFENVKVFRPGYAIEYDYFPPTQLKHTLETKLIDNLYFAGQINGTTGYEEAAGQGLIAGINAHNKVHEKGEFILNRDEAYIGVLIDDLITKGTEEPYRMFTSRAEYRLLLRQDNADIRLTEKAYQLGLAKEDRLRRVETKISESQSLEEFLRETSLKPGVINPVLESIESNPVDQAYRAAQILTRPNMTLEKLDEIDFIKEVSAQYNDEVREQAEINIKYKGYIEKEKENVAKLNRLENIKIPEDFDYTKLSSLSAEAKQKMSNVRPKTIAQAGRISGVSPADINVLLVYLGR
- the ybeY gene encoding rRNA maturation RNase YbeY gives rise to the protein MIQFFYENLPESVSTDYKKWLEDLILSEGKKLGEINYIFCDDEYLLKINQDYLQHDYYTDIITFDYVKGKTISAEIFVSLQRISDNASTLSRDYEEELRRVLAHGILHLAGYKDKTEEEEKEMRRMEDLYLAKYRNLEI
- a CDS encoding patatin-like phospholipase family protein; the protein is MRKLLILLFIFPLLLIHSQVKKDLVIPKNPKIGLSLAGGGAKGFSHVGVLKVLDSLGVKVDYISGTSMGAIVGGLYAAGYSGKEIEKIVMDTDFYSLIMDPKSRQEASFFNKSVDKYLLSIPLKNGKITLPSSISTGQRNVYLLKELFKNVSNIEDFSKMPIPFLCVATNLESGNMQIFEKGDLVQSIMASSAFPSLMDPVKIGDSIYIDGAMTVNYPSKPLKEKGIDIVIGVDLNQDLSKREDLNNIISILNQVIDFGIKKDTKEQYKYTDINIKPNLKGMSATSYDEKKKILDSGYVEGLKYSQILDQLPKRPFDRLRQRVNPIYSNVYKIDSISIEGSKIYGKNYTLGKMGLRLPSLQTYGSINKMIDKLVATNNYRFINYDIVQENDANYLKLYVTEDDTRHFLKFGLHYDEVFKTGLLLNYSAKRLLFKNSNLSLDVVVGDRLRYYLNYFIDNGYIPGFGLYSSGMSFDIKNVDNYAVDRWEWLRNEAFIQSVWKDKFAIGGGISHDYFKAENSNGDNRRYSRFLNPYIFIKTDTQDDKEFPTKGVYFAAEGKVIDLLKSEVDKRIIQIKADLRLNIPLGKQFSYRLNLFGGVTIGENLPAYYQYRLGGIFEQNLINFKSFGGFYFAQLYTNNVILASNDIQFKFNKNYFISGNFSFANLSNDIKFEDAVKVNYSSLGLTAGYKSPFGQIKVNFSHSLKNNQKGIFSVILGHWF
- a CDS encoding bifunctional UDP-N-acetylmuramoyl-tripeptide:D-alanyl-D-alanine ligase/alanine racemase is translated as MNYTVQHIAEITNAQIIGDGNLLIKNIAYDSRIIYSIKNTAFIAINTHKNSGEKFIESAIDRGISVIISEHHYPEFENITWIIVENSVVFLQKLAKYHFENSHLQSIGITGSNGKTILKEWLYQCLWNEFPTVKSPKSFNSQIGLPLSLLQINSTHQLGIFEVGISKPHEMEKLENIFHPQIGLLTHIGTAHAANFSSEEELIDEKIRLFKNSEVVIYNGDNSLVDQKIKKSYSDRKLISYGFKKGNQVFINSNISKDENIIVQYFDEEISFPVHQRDEATLTNAMALITVLKELNIENKKIVEKINLLKAVEMRLEAIEGIKGNIVINDSFNLDLDSLKTALQFLNEYNKSKKSLVLTDIVGVNSNAKELYEEVSELVNEQHFDSVFLIGDEISNFSELFKAKTYTFIDTKELIESKYLTEIENQIILLKGARKFEIERLKDILELRKHDTVLEVNLNAILHNINYHKSLLKPGTKMMAMVKANAYGLGSYEVSEFLQHHHIDYLGVAYADEGVELRKKGITTPIIVMNPEQHSYQTIIEYNLEPEIYSFRVLDLFYEAVQKSGYDKKYPIHIKLETGMHRLGFKDFELDSLSETLSRKNVKVQSMFSHLSSSDMPEEKEFTLKQLEVFEKNSTYLIEKLGYTPIRHILNSAGITNYKEHQHDMVRIGIGMLGESADPEIQKQLRSVVSFKTVISQISTVENGESVGYSRRYKADHSTRIATIPVGYADGIPRLIGNQVGNVGINKTLAPIVGNICMDMMMINVDHIPNVKEGDTVTVFNAQPSLKEFAGYCKTITYEVLTSISPRVKRIYIKD